ATAAGAACCTTGGATTAGTTTAGCAAGCAGTGTCATCCCTTTACAAGCGTAACATTTTGAGATTGACTCACAAGTTCTTGACCTTGTCGCTTCAAGATATAGCCAACATGGTCCAACTTGCTAATGCTAAGGAGGCGGAAAGGCTTGTGCTCCAGATGCTACTGTATTCTCTGTGACCCACACTTGGTTTTTTACTATAACTGTTATATGACAATACCATGGTTTTACTTTTTCACATGTTTTTAGCGGTCATGGAATTGTGCTTTAGTTAACTCGATTGAAGTGCTTTTTCTCAGGCTGTCACTGCTCCATTGTATACTGTCAACGCCATAGCTCTTGAGGCGTATAAAAAGTACTTACTGGTGACTCTCATTCACTCTGGACAGGTAAGGCTGCGTTTTTGTTTTGATTTTTTTGTTTTTCTAGTTTTCTGCCGTGAGAGCTTGCATGTTCTTTGAGCCTGGTCCATTGGATGTTTTGAGTAATGTTGGTTTCACTAGTTATAACCTGTTTCTGATTTTCTCCTTAAGCATTGGCGAGCATCTTATGATGTTTTTCTCATAATATTGTGTTATTTTTAACTTGTGCAGTTTAGTTTCAGTCTCCCCAAGTGCGCTTCTACAGCAGCTAAGAGTAACTTCAAAACCTTTATTGCCCGTGACGTTCGAGGTGTATCTAGCAACCCTGCGGTAACTTTTTTACAACCATCTCCCTCTCTCTTTCCTCTTTTAGCTTTTGCTTTTACTCTGGTTGTTTCATTTTATATGGTCTTATATGATACATCCTTGTTCTGTTATGTATCAGCTTATATTCTCAATAGCCAGATCTGAGGCGGTGATTGATGCATACTTGGATGGACTCGAGGCGTCTGGACTTGATGACTTCTCAAGAGTTACAAGTGTTGCTTCCTTCTTTGTCAGTAGGGTGGATACCCTCATGGACAAGATGCTTGAGAATATTGGTACCCCAGAAGCACTAGACCTCCGTGGCAAGGTAAAAAAGCTAGGTTCACAGTTTATGAGTTTGTGGCACCTGATGTGTTGTTCTTGCAGGCGGCTGTGGCTCAAGCTGCATTAGCATACCAACTATACCAGAAGAAGTTCTCAGGTCCAAGATGGGAAGCTTTGGTGAAGAAAGGTGCCAAGAAGCAGAGGCTTCTCTGGGCCTCAACAAGTGTTAAGAACCCAGCTTACTCTGACACTATATATGTCGCTCCTCTCATTGGACCTCATACTGTGAGTCAATGTTTTGTTTGCCCGTCTCATGTTTCACTTGCCCACTTGTGAACACGTGTTTCTATTGTTTTGTTTGGGTTTTTAGGTGTCAACCATGCCGGATCAATCCCGTGGAAACATTCATAGACCATGGAACGGTGAAGAGGACGTTAGATGCGAATGTGTCAGATGCCGTTTACAGGGCACTAGAGAAGCTGGGAATAGACTGGAACGAGGTGGGAGACCCTGCTGCTTCTCGGACAGGTCCTTCTGAATGTGCAATGGGAGATTTTGGTATCATCCCAGACTCATCACGGGTGATTGGTGGCCTATAAGTGCCTTGTTCTGGATCATGTATACTGTCTTAGTTTCATATACCGATTGAATCCGTGATTCTTTTTTTTCCTCTGTAGTATGCTTCATTGTTATCCTCAACATGTAAATTTCAAAGGGAGATATACCCCAAAGTAGAGTGTGACTAGAGTAACGTCCACCTGTTTCAGCAACAAAGTTTAGATTTTTCCATTCACTTCAAAGAAAGATTTAGACAAAAATGTGAAAAGGAGAGACCTTTATGTATCAGAATACCCACTTCAATTCTCTAAATCAAAAACAGAGTAATAACAGAATGAATTCTATGAACACAAGATTACAAAATACCCTTTTGTTCCGATGATTCAGAGACTCTTCGGATGATTCTCAGACAAGACTCTACCGCATGCTCTCAAGTTCTAATGAGAAACCAGCAGAAAAAGCAAAGATCTTTGTCGTATTATTTAGTTGGTTGACTGACGACATAGGAAGGAAGAGGAAGGTGGATAACCCTTTTTTGTCTTTTTGTGCGGATATCATTTTAAAGGAATCTCGGAACTGCCTAGACCAATCGCAATTTGTTTTGTTACAATCCCGGTTATGTTCGGTTTAAGATATGGGTTTCTTCGTTTTTTTTTCTGTTGGTTCAAGCATTGAAGAAGTGAGGTTAATGTCAAGTATTTATAATTTATTCATTATCAAACCAGTCAATGTATATTATTTCTTTTTTTGTCAACATTGGTATATTATACTATTATATTTTAAAAAGTAATTATACTAAATTTATTTTCAAAACAGTCAATTTATATGTATTTTAAAAATTATTAAGCTAAATGTACTTTCCCTTGGTCTAGTGGTCTTGAGATTGGGTGAGTACTCTAAGTCACTATTCTAACTCTATCATGGAGGAATGATTTAGGCCTTAAACAACGGCTAATTGTCTATAAAAGGACTATAACGTCTACCGATTAATAAGAAAAACAAAGAAAAAATAGAATCACATCAGTTTGTTAAATGAAAAAAACCTGTAAAAATAGATCAGCAACTTCAGAAACTAATAAAACTCCATAAACAATAGCCACCCACTTTCTGAACCCATTAATTAATAATGATATCTTGATCAACTTTTGTGTACTTGTTGTGATGCGAAAGCTATGTGTCTCAGTGGATCCAAGAATATTAATTCCATTTAATAAGCACTAAAGGGAGCTGTTGGCAAAGAAAATTGAAGCCAGGGGAGAGGGAGACATATCAAAACGGCTAAAGCATTATATTAGTATAACTTTTTGTAGTGATGCACAATTCATTTGAAAACAAACAAATCTAATCATTCTGTTTAAGTAGCTTTGAAGATATAAAACTGCAATGAAGGTGAACATGATTACAGTGGCAAAGCATACAGATAAGAGAATTTTCTTAAAAAAATCAAATAGTGTTGGTATCGATCAATAAACTCAGCAAAATTCTTGGATCACCCGTTGATAGGAATATAAAGCTGTTAAATATTTTCTTGGATCACCTTTTTTTTTGAAAAAGGGATATTTTCTTGGATCACTTGTATCAATACTAAAATAGCTATTTTTTTTGGATCACTTGAAAGCTATGTATTAGTATTCATTTCTTCGAATGATGTGTATTTTCTCGAGATTTAATTTCTGGTTTGGTTTTCTCGAAATAGTTTATACTAAAATATTTTGTAAATTATTTTAAAACGTACTTAATGGGTTAGTGAGTCAACTCCATTATTTCTCAAGATCGTTGTCAGAAAATATAGAAGTGATTTGGTTGTAAACAAAAAACAAGCAAAAGTGTTTTGGTTGGCTTCTCAACATACTCTGAGAGTTAGTGTTTCTGTCGTGTAATGGAGCGGATTCCACTTTTGAAGTTAAGGTAGCGGAGCATATTGAATTAGTAGGTGAAACTTAAGTGTTATTGTACTAACCAATATGTTAGTCAATACATTTCATAAACTAAAACGTTAATTAGTAGTTGACAAGTGACAACCCACAATTTTATACTCTAAATTATTATTTAAATTTGTGATTTTGCCTAATAAATCTACTTTATTGGTCATTTGCATTGTCTATACTTACATAAGATTGTTAAAAATGTTACTAAAACTCTCATTTGTTAATTATGTTTTCCTTTTTGGCTAAAAATATGATTTTTTTTTGTATAGACAACATTTGCTACCTAGGCAGAAAAATTGGGATAACTTTTATGAAAAGAGAATATAATAATCTG
The DNA window shown above is from Brassica oleracea var. oleracea cultivar TO1000 chromosome C3, BOL, whole genome shotgun sequence and carries:
- the LOC106328421 gene encoding transaldolase-like — its product is MVQLANAKEAERLVLQMLLAFSQAVTAPLYTVNAIALEAYKKYLLVTLIHSGQFSFSLPKCASTAAKSNFKTFIARDVRGVSSNPALIFSIARSEAVIDAYLDGLEASGLDDFSRVTSVASFFVSRVDTLMDKMLENIGTPEALDLRGKAAVAQAALAYQLYQKKFSGPRWEALVKKGAKKQRLLWASTSVKNPAYSDTIYVAPLIGPHTVSTMPDQSRGNIHRPWNGEEDVRCECVRCRLQGTREAGNRLERGGRPCCFSDRSF